Proteins from a single region of Palaemon carinicauda isolate YSFRI2023 unplaced genomic scaffold, ASM3689809v2 scaffold1806, whole genome shotgun sequence:
- the LOC137635827 gene encoding brain acid soluble protein 1 homolog has product MAIQMSILSKSKKEKDREIEALKDKLEKEKKKNEKQEEEKKEEQEESKYTPRFITDSDEKLEEEETEAQTSYLPRFITTDSEQKPEEEDTEAQTSYLPRFITTDSEQKPEEEETEAQTSYLPRFITTDSEQKPEEEETEAQTSYLPRFITTDSEQKPEEEDTEAQTSYLPRFITTDSEQKPEEEETEAQTSYLPRFITTDSEQKPEEEETEAQTSYLPRFITTDSEQKPEEEETEAQTSYLPRFITTDSEQKPEEEETEAQTSYLPRFITTDSEQKPEEEETEAQTSYLPRFITTDGAEEEKRAGGE; this is encoded by the coding sequence ATGGCAATACAGATGAGTATTCTCtcaaaaagtaaaaaggaaaaggaCAGGGAAATCGAGGCTCTCAAGGATAAGctggaaaaagagaaaaagaagaatgagaagcaggaagaggagaagaaagaaGAGCAGGAGGAGAGTAAATACACACCAAGATTTATAACTGATTCGGATGAGAAGCTTGAAGAGGAAGAAACCGAGGCGCAGACCAGCTACCTGCCGAGGTTCATAACGACTGACTCGGAGCAGAAGCCCGAAGAGGAAGATACCGAGGCGCAGACCAGCTACCTGCCGAGGTTCATAACGACTGACTCGGAGCAGAAGCCCGAAGAGGAAGAAACCGAGGCGCAGACCAGCTACCTGCCGAGGTTCATAACGACTGACTCGGAGCAGAAGCCCGAAGAGGAAGAAACCGAGGCGCAGACCAGCTACCTGCCGAGGTTCATAACGACTGACTCGGAGCAGAAGCCCGAAGAGGAAGATACCGAGGCGCAGACCAGCTACCTGCCGAGGTTCATAACGACTGACTCGGAGCAGAAGCCCGAAGAGGAAGAAACCGAGGCGCAGACCAGCTACCTGCCGAGGTTCATAACGACTGACTCGGAGCAGAAGCCCGAAGAGGAAGAAACCGAGGCGCAGACCAGCTACCTGCCGAGGTTCATAACGACTGACTCAGAGCAGAAGCCCGAAGAGGAAGAAACCGAGGCGCAGACCAGCTACCTGCCGAGGTTCATAACGACTGACTCGGAGCAGAAGCCCGAAGAGGAAGAAACCGAGGCGCAGACCAGCTACCTGCCGAGGTTCATAACGACTGACTCGGAGCAGAAGCCCGAAGAGGAAGAAACCGAGGCGCAGACCAGCTACCTGCCGAGGTTCATAACGACTGACGGAGCAGAAGAGGAGAAAAGAGCAGGAGGAGAGTAA